The following are encoded together in the Juglans microcarpa x Juglans regia isolate MS1-56 chromosome 2D, Jm3101_v1.0, whole genome shotgun sequence genome:
- the LOC121251123 gene encoding uncharacterized protein LOC121251123, whose product MQGESSELSACPSFNSYSSDRLAAIAAEVTREFDGVGDRQRQLGDDYRGEEPEDNDDDFEFVSVRRADDVAVIDGHVGPVFPIFNRDLFAEKSKQKINETCDPEEAEGHDVPSVRVPLKQLLVEERDQTSSTFSTSSEEEVEDGLDGVPPGTYCIWTPNSSNNSSSKASPSKCKKSSSTGTGPASASKRWRLSSFLRRCNSEGKESLVFLTPKKEAEIRAEKAAELDYSKLEKKVLKKAVSKETMSSAHEAFYVRNRAMREGDKRRTYLPYRQDLVGFWTSVGALGKTFPPF is encoded by the coding sequence ATGCAAGGAGAAAGTTCCGAACTTTCTGCATGTCCTAGCTTTAACAGCTACTCTTCGGATAGACTGGCAGCCATAGCAGCTGAAGTAACCCGCGAATTTGACGGTGTTGGGGACCGGCAGCGACAACTTGGTGATGATTATCGGGGCGAAGAACCAGAGGACAACGATGACGACTTCGAATTCGTTTCGGTTCGTAGGGCCGACGATGTGGCCGTCATCGACGGACACGTCGGTCCGGTTTTCCCTATATTCAATCGCGACCTCTTCGCGGAAAAGAGTAAACAGAAAATCAATGAAACGTGCGATCCAGAGGAGGCAGAGGGTCACGATGTGCCGTCCGTCCGGGTTCCGCTAAAGCAGCTGTTAGTAGAGGAACGCGATCAAACGTCGTCGACGTTTTCGACGTCTTCGGAGGAAGAGGTGGAGGACGGGCTGGATGGGGTCCCTCCAGGAACGTACTGTATTTGGACTCCGAATAGTAGTAACAACAGCTCGTCCAAAGCCTCCCCCAGCAAATGCAAGAAAAGCAGTTCCACCGGAACAGGACCCGCGTCGGCATCAAAACGGTGGAGGCTCTCGAGTTTTCTTCGCAGATGCAACAGCGAAGGCAAGGAATCGTTGGTATTCTTGACGCCGAAAAAGGAAGCTGAGATCAGAGCCGAGAAGGCCGCCGAACTGGATTATTCGAAGCTGGAAAAGAAGGTACTGAAGAAGGCCGTGTCGAAGGAAACCATGTCGTCGGCGCACGAAGCTTTCTATGTGAGGAACAGGGCGATGAGGGAGGGGGACAAGAGGCGGACATACTTGCCATACAGGCAAGACTTGGTTGGTTTCTGGACTAGCGTGGGTGCGTTAGGCAAGACCTTCCCTCCTTTCTGA